The Dendropsophus ebraccatus isolate aDenEbr1 chromosome 6, aDenEbr1.pat, whole genome shotgun sequence nucleotide sequence tatgttttaatttcCTACGCCCCTGAGTGCCGGCTCCACCACCCAGTTTTCCAAGCTCTCTtctatgcaaaagaaaagcccgtggagcctcatttaagagtgtcaaaacacaggactagccagatatccctccgggaaggacccagccaaggggtggctcctgtagggaaaccaccaaaactaccatattaagtggccctataagttaatgtaatTACATAGGAaagaccaaggccaggtatccatccacagacagttgtttcggggtgttgcccctcatcagtttggagcaggattttggctaggtgggagcaactcctagtagagccataagagaaacagatgactgatctcagggagaccagccaaagataacactgccggctgctggttaaagcgctcaatgcagtgaaatcctaggtgcattgttccctgggaaacatgattatgcaaaagaagagcccatggagcctcatttaagagtctcaaaatacaGGGGTTGGCTAGGGTTGGCTCCTgtggggaaaccaccaaaaccaccatattaagtggccctatgagtcaatgcaatgacaagggaaaaaacaatgccaggtatccatccacagacagctgttttggggtgttgtccctcatcagtgtggagcaggattctggctaggtggaagcaatgcctagtaagccACATATAAGGTAGGCAATTTCTGGAATGAGGCCCAGTAGCATCAATAGACATCTCTATAAAATCACTGCCTCCACAAAAAGTGATTGCTATAACTGGAGCCTCCTAAGGGAAGCTGTAATCCAGTCCCTCATCCCAAAGCACCATAGTTTTGTATCTTTTTGGGATGCTTTTTGGCCTACAATTGCATAGCTAAATGTTGATATTTATTAATTTGGGTTACAATGTGTTACTTTTATACAATGTGAAACAATATAACTTATACTCCGCTCCCTCCCATTACAGCAGACACTGTGGACCTCACGTGGTGCGTTATATCAGATATGGAAGTCATAGAGTTAAATAAGAGAGCTTCAGGACATGCCTTTGAAGTCATCCTTAAGCCGCCTTCCTTTGATGTAGCCCCAGAGTTCAACGCTTCTCTCCCTCAGCGACGAGACCCATCCCTGGAGGAGATCCAGAAAAGACTTGAAGCAGCTGAAGAAAGACGCAAGGTAAATAGATGTTCTTGTAGAATGACTGGTTTAAACAATGAACTTAAAAGTGTCTTGGGATTTAATATGGGACATACAACTGCAATCTGGGCTTATGAAAGATGTTGGACAACTCCATAGGGTCAGGATGGGAACCATCCATATTACTAGCAATGGGCCACATTCTTGATGATAGAGGACCGTGACATGGTCTACACTAATATTCTAAATGTCTTAGCTTAGAAGAATCAGCTGAAGCATTGATATGTGTTAAACCACAAAAAATGACTTGTCTCCACTTTTACTTCATATAGTGTCAGGAGGCCGAGCTCCTCAAGCACCTGGCGGAGAAAAGAGAACACGAACGTGAAGTCATCCAGAAAGCGATAGAAGAAAACAACAACTTTAGCAAAATGGCCAAGGAAAAACTAAACCAGAAAATGGAAGTCAACAAGGAAAACAGGGAAGCTCATCTAGCCGCCATGCTCGAACGTCTGCAGGAGAAGGTTAGTTAAAGGTTAGTTAAAGTGGTTACAATATGTTCTTCACCTCCTTTTAAGTCCATGTCTTTGTGTGTCTTTGAATAGCCAAGTGGTATAGAATATGCAAAACTTCATAGTACTATACCTGATGATGATCTAGTTGTTGACCAGTAGGTCTGGTCAAGATGGTACCTTCATGTTCATGAGAACTCTCCAAAGTGGTCCTGGGGATTGTTGACTCCCAACACCACATTGGTCTCTAAAACCCATGTTTTGGTACAAAACCTTATCTGCGAAGGTTAATGGGTCAGTGATTGTTGCCATCAAATGAGTGGACTTTCTTTACTGCcctcagctctgagctggtgtcaCGATctcacaacactacaaccccctcTCCCAATTGTACATTGTTAAAAAATGCTATACAATTCACTCCCAAGAACTTCTATCCTAAGTTTTAGTTTAATTTCCTGAACAAAAACACCATAAAGTCTTCATCCATTGGTCTACCAAGGCATCAGATGGGTCTCTCTTTCACTGGTCTACCAATTGTGGCAAACCATCATATACGTCCCTCTTCAATAGGTCTACCAATTGTGGCAAATAATCATGTACTATAGGTCCTTCTAAAATAGTTCTACCAATTGTAGCAAACCATCAGATGAGTCAAAATAGTAAATTGGGACATCAAGTCCCTCTTCTGTGTAGAACATCTTGATTGTCTACGACTAAGAAGAACTAATAAGAATATTTCTCCTTTCCAGGACAAACATGCAGAAGAAGTAAGGAAAAACAAAGAACTTAAGGAAGAAGCTTCAAGGTAGAAGGTGATGATGCTGACTTTCACAATTTGGACTGAGGACCCCACAAGGTGCCCGAGCGGCGCAGCACAATGTTAAGCGACTGAGAGTCTCCTTTGCtttgtttgtttgtgaatgtCAAAAGATGACCGGCAAAGCCAACTTTTTTAAGACAGCTTAGGGCGGGCATTGGGATGATGTAATGGGAAGGGTTGGCTATCTCATCTGCAAGTCCTAAAGAGTTATATCCATGAACCCTGCCTTCGACATTAACTTCATGTCAATGCATTTATTCTGAATCAAAATAGCAGCTTTCTGTGATGGGGAAAAGCGCTAGGGCTTTTCAGGCTACCGTAGCGCAGATGAACCAACCGATCTCTGTATCTGCTATAGACAGGGCTGTTTATTGGCACTAATTTTCTATGTGTACCATTATGTCATCAATACATACGTTAATATCAGGTTATCTTACTGCCTCTGTGTCATTATTCATCGATCTGGATTCAAGAAGGACATCACTACAGCTTAGGCTCCATATCTATGTTTACCATACAATGGGGTCTCTACATGGACTACAAACCTATTTACTAGTCTGTATTGCTGCCATTCCTCCCTTCCCTTAATTTGTATCCTAATGTTCGGGGCAcattgtgggggaggggggtaaaaaGACTTAAATGGAGTAGGGCTTCGGTACTCAAAAACAGGCCATTGACTAAAGTGGTAATGTTACTGCCGAAAAAAAACAGATTCTTGTTTTCATCCTGGACAAGCCCCCATAATCTGTGCCAAAAGCAATATGCCCAGAACAAAAAATAATTGTTCCATGAGTCACTGGATGAAAAAGTATAAATAAGTGATAGAGTGTAATCTAGTTTGTAAAATAATCTAGTTTGTAAAATAAAGGTATTCCCGTGTGTACTAATAGATCAAATAATCTACTATTGACCACAGTTAGGCTTTGCACTTTTTGTGGCACTCAAGATCACAGTACACTATGTTAGCATACTTTTTTTGGCAACATACCCTGAAAACataatgtgaatggagcctacTTTCCTTACAAATGGAGAAAACTCATATAGTTGACTTTGAAGTGTTCAATGTCTTGAACCACCAAACAATGATTCTGGGTGTCCAGCTGCCATCTATACAGAAATAGTccactttttcttatttttttgcaTACTGGACATATTCTATATTATATGTAACATGTTGtaattttcccattagaaataGACCCTAGTGTCAGTTCAaagacacctccaaattgtgggtacagatctTGTCCGATAATGTAATGCTGAATAGGATGTAGCCGACTAGAGGAAGCTAATGCAAACAAGGGCAGGACCTGCAGACTTCTGTCTTCCATTGCCCAAAGCTGAACACTAGACAAGTTCTAATGGGTAAAATGCCACAATATAATCATACAGACACCATGTTACCCATACAAAACCAACACCGAGGGTATGCTTGCCAacagtggagagagagagagaccaaacTCAGGCAAACAATAGGCCAGGAGATTAACCCAAAGGTTATAAAAAAGGGTTGGATAAGGACTgaaaataaatagagatgagcgaaccgggttcgggttcgagtccatccaaacccgaacattcggtatttgattagctggggctgctgaacttggataaagctctaaggttgtctggaaaacatggatacagccaatgactatatccatgatttccacatagccttatggctttatccaacttctgcagccaccgctaatcaaatgccgaaagttcgggttcggatcgactcgagcatgctccaggttcgctcatctctaaaaataaagGCTCCTTCTTTCATAAGTGGAAAATCTGACGCCATAATGGCGGTTTACTTTTAGTGGTATGATTTATATCTCCAGAGATTCCCATTTACAGTCTATGTCTCACTTAATTGAAACCTTCAGATCTGTCTTTAAACCTCCAGCTTCCTCCACATTTAGTAAAGAAGATTTACCAGAAGTAAACCAATTACGGGCATTGGGAATCATAGCTTTCATCTACATTGACCTTCCTTTACATTATCCCAGGATTTTAGGGTATAAGAAACATAGCGGAAAGTATAGGCTCCCCCTATATAAGTTGTATTTTGCATCCATATTGATGAAGGTCTATGTCTTTGGGAGATGTTTGGAGAACACAAACTGTCGAAGTAAAAAGAGCTAATAGTAGGAACAATGGTCTAGGGGTTTCTTGCCTGGGTTGAAAGGGTTAATACTCCAGCGTACAATGACATAATGTCCTATATTGAAGCCTCTAAAATGCAACCGAGAACATAATGCAAGGTCCATGTAAAATAATGGTTTGCTAAGATATTGAGGAACTTGAAGGTCTCTTAACCTTTTCAAAACTTTGCAGAAGTCCAGAGGCAGGCGGTGTAGCAAACCTCCTAATAGaagtctaacccccccccccccccacacacaaactgtATCCCTTGTCCATCAAACCTATAATCACCTCCCACTGTGAGCCAAAACAAAGGACCATAGTAGCCATGGCCCATGGTCCATGCATTGACTTGAATGGACTCCATATAAGATTTCGCCTACCAAAAAAAAAGGTATTCCCTTTATTCCTCGATAATCTAGGGAGAAAAAAGGGACATGAtggcacatccatatacttatcaccGATCCTTTTGCTTCtcggcactatatactactaacattagGAGTTAGTTACCGTTTGATCAAAGAGCGTAAGCCCAAACACTGCTTCAAGGTTCCTGATTCATGTAGGTCCCTAACTAAAAAATGGTGCAGGCCCAAGTGGTGACCACCATCGCAACAACAACAGCGGCCCCAGAGGGAGGAACGACCCAGTCGTCCAGCAGCCCCTATGCTGCTAGACATAGCCCCCCTGGGCCACATCACCCCCAGAAACTGTGCCGCCATATGAATGGCTGCTGAGAAAAGTATTCCCTTTAATGCAGTTCTGCTAAAATTAAATTGAGTCTTTTGCTCTGTTATAAACTATGAAATAGTCTTTTTTAAAATGATGTATTAAAGAAGTTTTCAAGACTATttcattgatggcctattctcaaGATACTTCCTCAACATCTGATCTGTGGCCTGTTGGCATTCGACACTCGACACTTCCACAGTTGTGCAACACATAGTGAGCTGAGCCAAAGGCAGAGAAAGCCATATATCATATAGTGGTCATAGTGGATTACTGCAACTAAACTCCTATTCAATTCAAGGCAAACAATCAGAAGTGGTTAATCATTGTGGCCCTACAGTGTCATACATTATATCATACCAGTGCCAGCACAGCATGCTAAAAATACACAGCGTTACCAATgcgtatatatatagatgtgcagaagggaaaaaagaagaagaaataatcATTTTCACGCCGAAAACACATGGTGTTACTGTCGTATCAGTCTATAATAAGACATCTTATTTACATCTGTCTAAACACATCTCCCGGCTACAGTGACTCAGGATGTGAGATGATGCAGCACTATGTACAGACGGAGAGTCAGATGTTTAAAGGAGAAACTCCTTTAAAACTAGTAGAActtgtatagtagttatataactactataatactgctcctatatacaagaatataactactataatactgctccctatatacaagaatataactactataatactgctcctatatacaagaatataacgactataatactgctcctatatacaagaatataactactataatactgccccctatatacaagaatataactactataatactgctcctatttacaagaatataactactataatactgctcctatatacaagaatataactactacaatactgctcctatatacaagaatataactactataatactgacccctatatacaagaatataactactataatactgctcctatatacaagaatataactactataatactgctcctatatacaagaatataactactataatactgctcctatatacaagtatataactactataatactgctcctatatacaagaatataactactatattactgctactatatacaagaatataactactgtaatactgctcctatatacaagaatataactactatattactgctcctatatgtgCAAGTAAGCACTATTTGAAGGTAACAACACCTTTTGGagccttttttctcatttattgtGCACAAATTTGGGTTTAAAAACACTCAATGCAACAAGAGACATTGTGGACACCACTGCCTGTTACATCTTTTAATACTAATGTGTATTTTCCAAAAGGCAGAGCTATTACTATTGCTATTGTGCCCAAACTTTTCAGTAGGAATAAGATCTAGAAAAGCTTAAGCTAGGAACCAGTATATACAATGTCTTAGTTCAGCCCATCGCTGAAATTTACATCAATATTaaaattttgcaaacaaaaactCTGTACAACTTCCAACATACAAACGAAAATGGAAATGCAGAACATTATGGGGTGGTATGGGGCTGGAATGTTCTAGGCCGGATCATCATGGAGACTTTCTTCAGTGAATAATAGTCTGTGTTCTTCCAGCTGTACCACACAACACCATCTGGTCCCATTGCCTCATGACCTTTGACATACTTTCCTCCctattaaaaaaatagatattttcAGACATTTAGTGTAGTATTTGACAGTAACGTGGGGACATAGAGGGAGACGTAAATGCTTACATGAGGAACCTAAACTACTAGATAGTGGCACGATAGGGGACGTAACTACTGTATTGTGACACCTAACTTCTACAAGAGGGACCTAACATGAGGGCACAAAGAAGGGCCTAACTACTGCAAGAGGGTCCTAACTACTACAAGGAGGACCTAACTACTTCATGAGGGCACAAAGCAGGATATAACTACTGAAAAATGGTCCTTACTACCCCAAAGAGGACCTAAGTACTGCAAGGTTGACCTTACTACTGCAAGAAAGGCCCATGGTCTGCAAAAAGGACCTAACTACTTGTAGTATAGGAACACAGACCAGACTTTAAGGCTGCTTATTTTATTCCATGCAGTCTAGACCCAGActgcccagccccccccccccccccagcagacaGATGTACATAGTACTGTTACATTTTGCAGCTAACAGGTTAACAACACATTACTTTCCAACATACTACAATCCCTCCTTTCCTTGAAGAACAGCATATCCCCATGAACAAAAGATCAAACAATTAATTTTCAAGGGGAAACCTTTAACACTTTAAACTATAAACTCCTGTCCGCAAACATGGTCTTCAAGGTAGACCGGTGACTTTGTTGCTTGCTTTGCTATTGGAAATTGTGAAGTGGATAGTTGTGGATTGATGTCTAAATTACTGGAAGTACCACTGCTACTTTTTGCTGGTTCACAGTCCTCCAGCCCTTGACTTTCTGGATCAACAAATTTCTTCACGAAGGATGAATTATGCACTATTGTGTTTCCACCTAAATCTTCTAGAACCACCTGAGTGCCTTTCTTTTGCTCCAACACATAAGGCTCAGGTTCAAAGGATGGAGACAATTTGTTAAACCGTTCATTTTGTAGCAAAACCTTATCTCCTTGTCTAAGGCCAACAATGGCGCTGGTGGTTTGCATACCATTTGGCTTGGATCTGCCTTTCCTCATCAATTTCCATTCCCTTCTCTCTAAATGAGCAATTTGTAGCACTTTCAACAGTGCTCCACCTCCCCATTAGCTTGTGTCCAATACAGAGTTGTACGACGATGTTCAATGGTATCTGATTTGAGATAATCTTGACATTCCTGAGAAGTGAACTGGCCATCAATATCACTGGCGACCAGTTTGGGCAAACCATGAGAAGCAAAAATGCACTCCAGACCCTCAATAATTGTCTATAAAGTTATTTTAGTAAGAACCACCACCTCTTTTCACCTTGAATAATAGTCCACAACAACTAAGAGATGGTATCCAGATGGAATGTCACACAGATTAATAGCCATCTTGTCCCTTGGTCCCTCAGGCAGAACAATGTCTGTTACTGGTTCTGGTTTAGGTTTGATGCCCACCAGGCTCAACGTGAGGAAACGATGTGTTCCTTGTCAATTCCTGGCCACCAAACTTTCTTGCGTAATCGTTGTTTGGTGCACACAATACCTTGATGGCCCTCACGGGCTAAGTGCAAAGTTTGTTTCCATAGTTCTTTAGGCATCAAGATACGATTCCCacataagggctcgttcccactgaggaaaggtagcggaattccgcgacggaattgtccgccgcggaatgccgttaatGCCGCTAACACTAGTAACACCGATATCCTAGGTCACAATCCTCTCAAGTTCCTTGTCTTACACAATTTCTCACCTGTGCGATTTCTGGGTCCACTGATGATAACTCTTCAACTCACGTGGTGTCAATGCTTGGGGAATGGCTTTAGCAGCAACAAAGCGAATGTACTCTGCTACATTAGGAAATGGTGCTGAAGACTGGGACAATCTGGAAAGTTCATCTGCTGCATTAGTAGGTCCAGTCGAAGAATTAATCTTTCAATTCAAATTTTGTTCCAGAGAACCCCATTTCCAAGACAAAGTTTTGCGAGTCAACCGTCTCTGGTGTTCACTAATAGTCGCCATATCTTGAATACACTCAGCACAGTAATTCACTAACCCAAGAAAGCTTTACACTTCTGCAGGGTTTTCAAGGTTCCTGGCATCAGACCTTAGTCAGTCAGCACGTGGCCCATAAAAGTCATCTTATTCTATTAAAATTTGCACTTCTTCTCATTTATAGTCAGTCCTTTCTCCTGTATTCGTTTCAGCACCACACAGAGACATTCATAGAAACattgaagattgttggcagaaaaagactacttggtccatctagtcttcccttttattaaaggggttatccagcgctacaaaaacatggccactttcttccagagacagccccactcttgtctccagcttgggcggggttttgctgctcagttccattaaagtgaaaggagcttaattgcaaaccgcacctgaactggagagaagagacgtgatgtctctgtaagaaagtggccatgtttttgtagccctggattacccctttaattcctctcttactatcttaggatagatatacactcaccggccactttattaggtacaccatgctagtaacgggtggtcttctgctgctgtagcccatttgcctcaaagttcgacgtactgtgcgttcagagatgctcttctgcctaccttggttgtaacggttggctatttgagtcactgttgcctttctatcagctcgaaccagtctgcccattctcctctgatctctggcatcaacaaggcatttccgcccacagaactgccgctcggACCATtctcggaccattctctgtaaaccctagagatggttgtgcgtgaaaatcccagtagatcagcagtttctgaaatactcagaccagcccttctggcaccaacaaccatgccaccttcaaaggcactcaaatcacctttcttccccatactgatgctcggtttaaactgcaggggattgtcttgaccatgtctacatgcctaaatgagttgtcgccatgtgattggctgtttagaaattaagtggtaacgtgcagttggacaggtgtatctaataaagtggccggtgagtgtatgtttatCTCAGGCAAGGTTATTTTATACCACACAGGTTAGGACCAGACCGCCCAGCCATGTCCAGCAACCAGACAGATGTAAATATTATTGTAACATTTTACAGCTAACAATTTAGCACATTACTTTCCAACCTACTAcactactacataggggcacaaaGGGGGACCCAAGTACCACAAGGGAGACCAAAGTACTACATGGGGGAGCaaagggaggcctaactactttaagagggacctaactacataCAAAGGGGCTTAACTTCTAAAAATAGGGCCTACCTACTACAAGGACCTAACTACTACATATGACACAAAGGAGGGGCTAACTACTACATAGAGCCACAAAGGCAGATGTAACTATTGAACGGAGAACAAAGAAGGACCCAGAAGAGACCTAACTGCTACATGAGGCACAAAAAGAGACCTATCTACTGCAAAGGTATGCAAAGGGGGTCCTAATCACCGcaaaaggggaaggggggggggggctaaatactaaaTAGGGCATTCAGGGGGAACTAACTACTGCAAGGGCAATCTGATTACTGGATAGGGCAGAAAACACTGGAAAAGTTAATGTAAGTGCACAGTGGTCGATCTATGTATAAAGCCACTGATCGCAGTGCATATAGCCGGATTTTATCAACATTAATAGCGGTACTCAGTTGGGACTTCCTATTACTAGAAGGTACTTGGCTCAAAAAGGTTAAGAAACACTGGCCAAAAGACCACTCCAGAATTCCCCCCAGCACTGACTTTGTGTGAATTAGCAGCTAAAAGTTTGTGGTGCCAAAGACAAGAAGGGGCACTGGGTGCACAGATGCCCTACTGGGACCCCTAGGTGTAACGCAAACAGTCTCTGAGACTGGTACACCACTGAGCTGATCGAGGGCCTTTAGAATTGAAGGTCATACACTGACTTCTGTAAATCTAAGTGGTCACAAGCTCAGTGACCCCTTTATACTCATGTTGGTCACTCACCACATAGTAAACCCCATTGAGGTTGGAGTAGAAGCACTGATAGTACCACCAACCCCCATGAGAGATGTCCGCACAGAGATTCCTGGACCCCGGGGTGCTGAAACTTCTTTTATCATGGTACCAAGCGAATGAGTCCTCAGCTGTCCCACTGGGCCCGGACACGTGGAGCCTATAGTAGTTGGTTTCATTCTCTATGCTGCAAGAAGAGTACAAGAAGATAAAATATCAATCCAAAGTGACTATCCTGGGCCCCAGGGCAAAATCTGTAAAGGGGGACGTTCTCCCATTACTGTGATCAAGCTCAGCGATCTGcccaacattaaccccttagtgggaTGCTTGCAAAAAGTGTtttactaccctagaccaccaggaatcagGCCCTGATCACCAGAGATGGTAACCATAAACCTTTCCTTCCTTAGTCAACCAGGGATGATAACATTAATTCTATAATGTTACATCTATAAACCAGGTATCCTTACATTtaaccccactagaccaccaggaatgctGAAATTATCTTCTCATGCCTGGGCACACTGAATGGCAATGTGGGCGGCCCACCAGGCATTATCCTGTTTTGCGAGGTTGTCAGTCCAGGCCTGGTTAAGACCATCAAGTAgctcacattaaaggagaagtctggtgaagatttttatttaagtattgtattgcccctcaaaagttatacaaataactaatatacacttattacgggaaatgcttataaagtgcttttttccctgcaattactactgcatcaagacttcacttcctgcatgacatggtgatgtcacttcctggataaaatggtgatgtcacttcctgaataaaatggtgatgtcatgacccgactcccagagctgtgtgggctgtggctgctggagaggatgatggcagggggatgctcagtgtccctccagtgccctgtgtccctcagtgtccccctgccatcatcctctccagcagccacagcccgcacagctctgggagtgaggtcgtgacatcaccattttatccaggaagtgacatcaccatgttatccaggaagtgaagccttgatgcagtaggaattgcagggaaaaaagcactttataagcatttcctgtaataactgtatattggtgatttgtataacttttgggggggcaatacaatactttaataaaaattttcgcaggacttttcctttaaccccttactgcACCACAGAGCCAGAGATGCTAACACTTCTCAGCGCAAATCACCAAGTAAGTCAACATTAACCCTTTCGCAGCCCACTACACAACCAGGAATGATGACATTAACTCATTCTCTATCCTGGACCACCCTAGTCCACCAAGACTGCAGATATTAGTTCCTGcattacactagaccaccagaaaTTCTGATATTAGCTCTTTATCCTAGAGATCACCAGAGATACacagacattaaccccttaactacCCTAGGCCACAAAGCATTTAGACATTGACTTCTTagtacactagaccaccagtgaTATTGTTCGTTATAGATCCTAGAACACCAGGAATATTGATATTGATCGCTGTAGATCCTAGACCATCAGGGACAATGGAATTAACCCCataactgccctagaccaccagggatgtttatATTAACCATTCAGTGTTCTAGACCCCAGGGATATCTTCTTATAACAGGTCTCCGAGTGACATCCCTGATATCCCAACCTTTATTATCTATTACTTGTTTGATAGTTAAGGTTTTAAGTGTGACCCTCTTATCTTGATCTCAGTTACTTCTACTTATGATCTATGGATTGTGTTATCAAAAAACTTCAGTAAAAGGAACAATAGTGCCCCCTACTGTACAATTATATTTCACCCATTTCTATCCCATTATCGTACCTCACCTGAATTCCCTGTAGTGGGCATACTTGTGTCCTCCTTCCCAGTCCTCCATGTCGATCCTCAGTGAGTATCCACCCCTGCTGGTGATTTTGTGGATATTCTCATTCCCCAGCCAGAATTCACCGTTTAGGTCACCAAAGCCTTccttgtattctttccaggtgcGATTGAAAGTGATCAACCCATCTCGACGTCTCTGGATCAGTGTCCACCCCCCTCCTTACCAATAAAGGGAAAAAAGTAAAGGCAATGCATGTTTAGCATGAAGCCAATGTATGTttatggggtggggggttggCTGAGTACAATGGAGCTGCTTGTATTAGACAGATAGACCCCAGGAGTCACTGAC carries:
- the STMN4 gene encoding stathmin-4 isoform X1 — its product is MTLAAYKEKMKELPLVSLFCSCFLSDPLKKQTYKYDADTVDLTWCVISDMEVIELNKRASGHAFEVILKPPSFDVAPEFNASLPQRRDPSLEEIQKRLEAAEERRKCQEAELLKHLAEKREHEREVIQKAIEENNNFSKMAKEKLNQKMEVNKENREAHLAAMLERLQEKDKHAEEVRKNKELKEEASR
- the STMN4 gene encoding stathmin-4 isoform X2 encodes the protein MTLAAYKEKMKELPLVSLFCSCFLSDPLKKQTYKYDADTVDLTWCVISDMEVIELNKRASGHAFEVILKPPSFDVAPEFNASLPQRRDPSLEEIQKRLEAAEERRKCQEAELLKHLAEKREHEREVIQKAIEENNNFSKMAKEKLNQKMEVNKENREAHLAAMLERLQEKVS